A single genomic interval of Rosistilla ulvae harbors:
- a CDS encoding tetratricopeptide repeat protein, with product MSRREQIEAMLKDEPQDTFLRYSLAMELRSEGDNEASIRQLVEMTGDTPPYVPAFFMAAQQLVDLDRTDEARSMLRDGIEQARAQDDAHAAAEMADFLAMIGDLGE from the coding sequence ATGAGTCGACGCGAACAGATCGAGGCGATGTTGAAGGATGAACCGCAAGACACTTTCTTGCGTTACAGCCTGGCGATGGAGCTGCGCAGCGAAGGGGATAACGAAGCAAGCATTCGCCAATTGGTCGAAATGACTGGCGATACGCCTCCCTATGTCCCCGCCTTCTTTATGGCCGCTCAACAGTTGGTCGATCTCGACCGGACCGACGAAGCGCGATCGATGTTGCGCGACGGCATCGAACAGGCTCGGGCTCAAGACGATGCCCACGCGGCGGCCGAGATGGCTGATTTCTTGGCGATGATCGGCGACCTGGGCGAATAG
- the recO gene encoding DNA repair protein RecO translates to MSSEKSEAIILRIVPFSESSVVLTMLTRDFGKISALAKGAYRPKSAFEGAIDLGCHCRVVFIKKSSDALDLLTEAKLERRFRAANKSLPQLYVGYYILELLRELTESDEPHPDLFDLSLWTLKKIDSADLIPGELSDLVATFELQALKTLGHAPSMDGCATCGKTVADAARVAFGMISGGVLCDACRPRSRQVVMLSKQARDAMRQRIDEPSGHEHPNQTQKNQRNGELRGVLRRYMSHHVGHELKMPRLIDGIGGRD, encoded by the coding sequence ATGTCCAGCGAAAAATCGGAGGCGATCATTCTCCGCATCGTCCCGTTCAGCGAATCGAGCGTCGTGTTAACGATGCTGACACGGGATTTCGGAAAGATTTCAGCTCTCGCCAAAGGAGCCTACCGCCCCAAGAGTGCTTTCGAAGGCGCGATTGACCTGGGTTGCCATTGTCGCGTAGTGTTCATCAAGAAGTCCTCGGATGCCTTGGATCTGTTGACCGAAGCCAAGCTAGAACGCCGGTTTCGCGCGGCCAATAAATCCTTGCCTCAACTGTACGTTGGCTACTACATCCTCGAACTTCTGCGGGAATTGACCGAATCGGATGAACCCCATCCCGATCTGTTCGACCTGTCGTTGTGGACGTTAAAAAAAATAGATAGCGCCGACCTGATCCCCGGCGAACTATCGGACCTCGTGGCGACCTTTGAATTGCAAGCTTTAAAAACACTTGGACACGCCCCGTCGATGGACGGCTGCGCCACCTGTGGCAAGACAGTCGCCGACGCTGCGCGAGTTGCCTTTGGAATGATCAGCGGCGGTGTGTTATGTGATGCTTGCCGCCCCCGATCGCGACAGGTCGTGATGCTTTCAAAGCAGGCGCGCGATGCGATGCGACAGCGAATCGACGAACCGAGCGGACATGAACATCCAAACCAAACTCAGAAAAACCAACGAAACGGCGAACTACGCGGTGTGCTGCGTCGATATATGTCGCATCACGTCGGACATGAATTAAAGATGCCTCGATTGATCGACGGCATCGGCGGCCGGGATTAG
- a CDS encoding tetratricopeptide repeat protein produces the protein MRINIYTLLAIGLIAVPGCQSFQNTPWSDGLVAQEIAPPTEADQIAEIEDKRNPAVALTDYVTGKGPADRTKARELYREAEALFEQAAAAEGKPRMKQFRKAAASFIKASKEWKDSALQEDALMMAGESYFFADDFPEADKMYGELLESHPRSRHIDRVVARRFEIAKYWLAVDKQSPQILPVNLTDHRLPALDIDGSGIKLLDQIRYDAPTGKLADDATMAAGLEYFERQKWTTADGFFSDLRESFPDSDHQFNAHLFGLKCKLKIYQGPKYSGTVLNEADDLVKRMQRHFASELQKPENRELVAKAAAEIDHLLAERLYSRAQFRELRSEHGAAKFYYRQLIEDHPKTSYAETARERLAAIEGKPDTPPQRLAWLHKMFPDSEPAKPIMVGSPSNMLR, from the coding sequence ATGCGAATTAATATCTACACGCTGCTCGCGATCGGATTGATTGCCGTCCCCGGCTGCCAATCGTTTCAAAATACTCCGTGGAGCGATGGCTTGGTGGCACAAGAGATTGCCCCGCCCACCGAAGCCGACCAGATCGCGGAGATCGAAGATAAACGCAACCCCGCTGTCGCGTTGACCGATTACGTGACCGGCAAGGGACCCGCGGATCGCACCAAGGCGCGCGAACTGTATCGCGAGGCGGAAGCGTTGTTCGAACAAGCCGCCGCGGCCGAGGGCAAACCGCGGATGAAGCAGTTCCGCAAAGCTGCCGCTTCGTTCATCAAGGCCTCCAAGGAATGGAAGGATTCGGCGCTGCAAGAGGATGCGTTGATGATGGCCGGCGAAAGCTACTTCTTTGCCGACGATTTCCCCGAAGCCGACAAGATGTATGGCGAACTGTTGGAGAGTCATCCGCGCAGCCGTCACATCGATCGCGTCGTTGCTCGCCGGTTTGAGATCGCCAAATATTGGCTGGCCGTCGACAAACAAAGCCCTCAGATCCTGCCCGTGAACCTGACCGACCACCGCCTGCCTGCGTTGGACATCGACGGATCGGGGATCAAACTGTTGGATCAGATTCGCTACGACGCCCCGACCGGAAAACTGGCCGATGATGCCACCATGGCTGCCGGTTTGGAGTACTTCGAACGCCAAAAGTGGACCACCGCCGACGGCTTCTTTTCCGATCTGCGGGAATCGTTCCCCGACAGCGACCATCAATTCAACGCGCACCTGTTTGGCCTGAAGTGCAAACTGAAGATCTACCAAGGACCAAAATACAGCGGCACCGTTCTCAACGAAGCGGACGACCTTGTCAAACGGATGCAGCGGCACTTTGCCAGCGAATTGCAAAAGCCGGAAAACCGCGAACTGGTCGCCAAAGCGGCCGCCGAGATCGATCACCTGCTAGCCGAACGACTCTACTCGCGAGCTCAATTCCGCGAACTGCGTTCCGAACACGGTGCGGCCAAGTTTTATTATCGCCAGCTGATCGAAGATCATCCCAAGACCAGCTATGCCGAAACGGCTCGCGAACGTTTGGCGGCAATCGAAGGGAAACCCGACACGCCGCCGCAACGTCTGGCTTGGTTGCACAAAATGTTCCCCGACAGCGAGCCGGCGAAACCGATCATGGTCGGCAGTCCAAGCAACATGCTTAGGTAA
- the lptE gene encoding LPS assembly lipoprotein LptE, which yields MRLINALFDNSRALWLGCVCVLVTAGGCAGYQLGNQSLYRNDVRTVYVPVIRNDSFRDDLGVRLTEAVQKAIEQRTPFKVTGDPSADSVLTCRVIADSKQVLTETNTDEPRALDNAVAVQASWVNRQGSVLMENRILPAGQLAFYFRQSSRMVPEAGQTGATAFQETIDDLANQIVTQMQIRW from the coding sequence GTGAGATTGATAAACGCTTTGTTTGATAACTCCCGCGCCCTGTGGCTTGGCTGCGTCTGCGTACTGGTAACCGCTGGCGGCTGCGCGGGCTATCAGTTGGGAAATCAGTCGCTGTACCGCAACGACGTCCGCACGGTCTACGTCCCGGTAATTCGCAACGATTCGTTCCGCGACGACCTGGGCGTCCGGCTGACCGAAGCGGTCCAGAAGGCGATCGAACAGCGAACGCCATTTAAGGTCACCGGCGATCCGAGCGCCGACAGCGTGCTCACCTGCCGCGTAATCGCCGACAGCAAACAAGTTTTGACCGAAACCAATACCGACGAACCGCGAGCTCTCGACAACGCCGTCGCCGTGCAAGCCAGCTGGGTCAACCGGCAGGGGAGCGTGTTGATGGAAAACCGGATCCTCCCGGCGGGGCAACTGGCATTCTATTTTCGGCAGAGCAGCCGGATGGTTCCCGAAGCGGGCCAAACCGGTGCCACGGCGTTCCAAGAGACGATCGACGATCTAGCCAATCAGATCGTCACCCAGATGCAGATCCGCTGGTAA
- a CDS encoding Glu/Leu/Phe/Val family dehydrogenase — MHAFEATQTYFNRATRHLDMSDSMRESLQMSKRELQVQVSFHKDDGSVMNCIGYRVQHNNSRGPMKGGLRFHHEVNLDEVRALASLMTWKTAVVDLPYGGAKGGIGINPKTLSVSEMERMTRAFVDQIHDVIGPDTDIPAPDMGTDHRTMAWIRNQWEKYHGFNPAVITGKPVEEYGAKGREEATGRGVGLLTFKLIKRKGRRPAESPVAIQGFGNVGTHAAKFLHEAEFPIVAVSDVSGTYYNPRGLDVPHLLRHALLHKGSLEGFKECERLPGEALLETECEVLIPAALGGVITGENVDQVKAKIIVEAANGPIWPDADEQLNDRDVIVLPDILANAGGVTVSYFEWVQNRQHYRWSLDRVRQELDRTLSEAFENVWHTSQEKNISLREAAFGVGIQRVKRATELSGSF; from the coding sequence ATGCATGCATTTGAGGCGACGCAAACCTATTTCAACCGCGCGACTCGTCATTTGGATATGAGCGACAGCATGCGGGAGAGCTTGCAGATGTCGAAACGGGAACTGCAGGTGCAAGTTTCCTTCCACAAGGACGATGGCAGCGTGATGAATTGCATCGGCTATCGCGTGCAGCACAACAACAGTCGTGGTCCGATGAAAGGTGGCCTCCGATTTCACCACGAAGTCAATCTCGACGAGGTCCGCGCGTTGGCTAGTCTGATGACCTGGAAGACCGCCGTCGTCGACCTTCCCTACGGCGGAGCCAAAGGGGGAATCGGCATCAATCCGAAGACGCTCAGCGTATCGGAGATGGAACGGATGACGCGGGCGTTCGTCGATCAGATCCACGATGTGATCGGCCCCGACACCGATATTCCCGCTCCCGACATGGGAACCGATCACCGCACGATGGCTTGGATCCGCAACCAATGGGAAAAGTATCACGGCTTTAATCCCGCCGTGATCACCGGCAAGCCGGTCGAAGAGTACGGAGCCAAGGGGCGCGAGGAAGCGACAGGTCGCGGGGTGGGGTTGCTGACCTTCAAGCTGATCAAGCGGAAAGGGCGTCGCCCAGCGGAATCACCTGTCGCGATCCAGGGCTTTGGAAACGTTGGTACTCATGCAGCCAAATTCCTGCACGAAGCGGAGTTTCCGATCGTTGCCGTCAGCGATGTCAGCGGTACGTATTACAATCCGCGCGGGCTGGACGTGCCGCATCTGCTGCGGCATGCGCTGTTGCACAAGGGATCGTTGGAAGGGTTCAAGGAATGCGAACGGCTGCCCGGCGAGGCGCTGTTGGAAACCGAATGCGAAGTGCTGATTCCGGCGGCCCTTGGGGGGGTGATCACCGGCGAAAATGTCGACCAGGTGAAAGCCAAGATCATCGTCGAAGCTGCCAATGGCCCAATCTGGCCCGACGCCGACGAACAACTGAACGATCGCGATGTGATCGTTCTGCCCGACATCCTGGCCAATGCCGGGGGCGTGACGGTCAGTTATTTCGAATGGGTGCAGAACCGCCAGCACTACCGTTGGAGCCTGGACCGAGTACGGCAAGAACTCGACCGCACGCTCAGCGAAGCCTTTGAGAACGTTTGGCACACCTCGCAGGAGAAAAACATCTCGCTGCGGGAGGCGGCGTTTGGCGTCGGCATTCAACGAGTCAAGCGAGCCACCGAACTCTCGGGTTCGTTCTGA
- a CDS encoding PilZ domain-containing protein, which translates to MLGEHLVAGEQLLGADNDLRALEELCRTTSNESQRVAERRMLDMPVQIQPANSRDRNAWKLAGKLRDLSDTGCGILTEKPLMVGDVFWLSTTDQSIQLGSFFARCVRCRMIREGSFEQGFTFFSNPRQDRSNPSQPAF; encoded by the coding sequence ATGCTCGGCGAACATCTAGTTGCAGGCGAACAACTGCTTGGCGCAGACAACGATCTCCGCGCGCTCGAAGAGCTTTGCCGCACCACCAGCAACGAATCCCAACGCGTCGCCGAACGTCGCATGCTCGACATGCCGGTTCAAATCCAACCGGCCAATTCCCGCGACCGCAACGCCTGGAAACTGGCTGGAAAGCTTCGCGATCTATCGGATACCGGATGTGGGATCCTGACCGAAAAACCGCTGATGGTCGGCGATGTCTTCTGGCTCTCGACCACCGACCAATCGATCCAGTTGGGCAGCTTCTTCGCCCGCTGCGTCCGCTGCCGGATGATCCGCGAGGGAAGCTTTGAACAAGGGTTTACATTTTTCAGCAATCCACGACAGGATCGCAGCAATCCGTCGCAACCAGCGTTTTAG
- a CDS encoding HlyD family efflux transporter periplasmic adaptor subunit codes for MSAPANIDHSTATNTPTTDTFVLGHLARLVSNLSVKGTTGSAVYRQLFTTIVDHYQPLVAKIDVRDRAARYNDAHQSQRLSGTLLIEVGSIAVSETLTDAICEEAPVFRINSLDATKKYVTIGVPIRDSMQRETTGGLAVALVPRNQSDINALVAELNSLTLAAAGCIDSQPTEQKTQSNADWARVLSRVAKMGDRHEFAITLVNTLADRFVCGKAGLGLIRNKRVEVRAISGLSTIKPNSPGVADMRQVMEECYDQKSPVFASRQNEYEQRSMPIHRGWSERTNTAILSVPIMLETEILAVVTLARAADKPFSTEELESITKLLEPFGPSLQLIEKSSRSISEHVREEGRGAVMPWLNPQSHARKAALITAGLFFAWFLFGSLTYRPMCESVLSPASVLHMAAPLDSRIESVLVSSGDHVVKDQVLVVLDSRELQLQRNQLLAQIASTEVVVGQAIADRKVSEAALAKAEVRVLHSQLDSIENQIEQSTLRAPTDGIVVAADLKKRIGQVLPQGEPLVTFAPGERWVVEIMVPDHVAPYVAQDQSGVFRAYSHPDQSIPFKIDWVGGAAQVVEGKNVFIAEAELESQTDWMKSGMKGVGRIAAQRKAVWWVTMHGLVDYLHMKFWL; via the coding sequence ATGTCAGCCCCCGCCAATATCGATCACTCCACCGCGACCAACACCCCAACGACCGACACGTTTGTGTTGGGACATCTGGCGCGGCTGGTCAGCAACCTGAGCGTCAAAGGGACGACCGGATCGGCCGTCTATCGCCAGTTGTTCACGACGATCGTCGACCACTACCAACCATTGGTCGCCAAGATCGACGTCCGCGATCGCGCCGCACGGTACAACGACGCGCATCAAAGCCAACGCCTTTCGGGCACCCTGTTGATCGAAGTTGGATCGATCGCGGTTTCCGAAACGCTGACCGATGCGATTTGCGAAGAGGCGCCCGTCTTTCGGATCAATTCGCTCGACGCCACAAAGAAGTATGTCACGATCGGCGTTCCGATCCGCGATTCGATGCAGCGAGAGACGACCGGCGGTCTCGCCGTCGCGTTGGTCCCTCGCAATCAATCTGACATCAACGCGTTGGTGGCCGAACTGAATTCGTTGACGCTCGCCGCGGCTGGCTGCATCGACTCACAACCAACCGAACAAAAGACACAAAGCAACGCCGACTGGGCTCGCGTCTTGTCGCGAGTTGCCAAGATGGGCGACCGACACGAATTTGCGATCACGTTAGTCAACACCTTGGCCGACCGGTTTGTCTGTGGCAAAGCGGGACTTGGGCTGATCCGCAACAAGCGTGTCGAGGTGCGAGCGATCTCGGGACTCTCGACGATTAAACCGAACAGCCCCGGCGTCGCCGATATGCGGCAGGTGATGGAAGAGTGTTACGACCAGAAGTCGCCGGTCTTCGCCAGCCGACAAAACGAATACGAACAGCGATCGATGCCGATCCATAGGGGTTGGAGCGAACGGACCAACACGGCCATCCTCAGCGTGCCGATCATGCTCGAGACCGAGATCCTGGCCGTCGTCACGTTGGCGCGAGCCGCCGACAAACCGTTCTCGACCGAAGAGCTCGAATCGATCACTAAACTGCTGGAACCGTTTGGTCCATCGCTGCAGTTGATCGAGAAATCGAGCCGATCGATTTCCGAACACGTCCGCGAAGAGGGGCGCGGCGCGGTCATGCCGTGGCTGAATCCTCAATCCCACGCCCGTAAAGCGGCGTTGATCACCGCGGGGCTCTTCTTCGCGTGGTTCCTGTTTGGCAGCCTAACCTACCGGCCGATGTGCGAAAGCGTCCTCTCGCCAGCCAGCGTGCTGCATATGGCTGCGCCGTTGGATTCGCGAATCGAAAGCGTACTGGTCAGCTCGGGAGACCATGTTGTTAAAGACCAAGTGTTGGTCGTGCTGGACAGCCGCGAATTGCAACTGCAGCGCAATCAATTGCTGGCTCAAATCGCCAGCACCGAAGTCGTCGTTGGGCAAGCGATCGCCGACCGCAAGGTCAGCGAAGCGGCGCTCGCAAAAGCCGAGGTCCGCGTCCTGCACAGCCAATTGGACAGCATTGAAAACCAGATTGAACAATCGACCTTGCGGGCCCCAACCGATGGGATCGTGGTCGCGGCGGACCTGAAGAAACGGATCGGCCAAGTGCTGCCGCAAGGCGAGCCGTTGGTGACATTTGCCCCCGGAGAACGCTGGGTCGTCGAGATCATGGTTCCCGACCACGTCGCTCCCTACGTGGCTCAAGACCAATCGGGCGTGTTCCGCGCCTACTCGCACCCCGATCAATCGATCCCCTTCAAGATCGATTGGGTCGGCGGAGCGGCTCAAGTGGTCGAAGGTAAAAACGTCTTCATCGCCGAAGCGGAACTGGAATCGCAAACCGATTGGATGAAATCGGGAATGAAGGGTGTCGGCCGGATCGCCGCCCAGCGCAAAGCGGTTTGGTGGGTCACCATGCACGGGCTGGTCGATTACTTGCACATGAAATTTTGGCTGTAG
- a CDS encoding HlyD family efflux transporter periplasmic adaptor subunit, whose translation MTNQPPQPTLAERLAEARAMLRSDVTVSRHLFQGEPSYMLHDPVSFQNHRLSLQDYSIVAKLDDALTLQQCFDAMVACGDLTAAEQESFYRFVLRLQTLGVLSLPANNGPQLYERYKQTQKAKIKSLPMQLMSLRIPLARPDAFLDRTAPVFRWLFSAWFVPVWLFGLAIAATIIVLRRDDFFQPLNATLTTSNVVTLGIVLALLKVWHELGHGYACKIFGGRVPEMGMILMMGAPLAYVDASAAWTFPRRMHRLIVMLGGMYFESLVAIPAVFVWAFWGPSTMIGSIAYQLVFMATAITVLFNANPLMKYDGYFILSDLLGIPNLRQRATNEINATFQRQVLGLRTVPQSTAQPAIRIVLFSYGIAASIYRCFVFLGLAAILASHAFLLGMFLGALFLVYSIGGSLKKFVKYLWYSDQTASVRPRAYAISAIPLVVLPLGLMILPTPGGIRATGVVGGQQEFVIHAASPGFVEQVDAQVGQTVADGEPLVRLRNPNLELQFATDKALLHRAELELQAAGQVDLSQMAQMRHQVHSLKHSLLHAQQNMTNLVVRASAAGSLVDGLTPRDQGRFIQVGDPLATVVDGTTIVNVWLTGEQMRMISPEIGDRVNVRFPGARLGSYTAKIQHIAPAAQVEMDEIAATHLAGGDIPVDPASGRSIEPLVQVKVELPDAIQKLVRHKSQASLNFGRRYEPFAFWMARRLIVFVEKLSMS comes from the coding sequence ATGACCAACCAACCTCCACAACCGACCCTCGCCGAGCGTCTAGCCGAAGCCCGCGCGATGCTGCGCAGCGATGTCACGGTCAGCCGACATCTGTTCCAGGGCGAACCATCGTACATGTTGCACGATCCGGTCAGCTTCCAGAACCATCGACTGAGCCTGCAAGACTATTCGATCGTCGCCAAATTGGACGATGCGCTGACATTGCAGCAGTGCTTTGACGCGATGGTCGCATGCGGCGATCTAACCGCGGCCGAACAGGAGAGCTTCTACCGCTTCGTCCTTCGTTTGCAGACGCTGGGCGTTCTGTCGCTGCCGGCTAACAATGGCCCTCAGTTGTACGAACGCTATAAACAGACTCAAAAAGCCAAGATAAAATCGCTGCCGATGCAGCTGATGTCGCTGCGGATTCCTTTGGCTCGCCCCGACGCATTCCTCGATCGCACCGCCCCGGTGTTCCGTTGGCTATTCTCCGCCTGGTTCGTCCCGGTCTGGCTGTTTGGGCTGGCGATTGCCGCGACGATCATCGTGCTTCGCCGCGACGACTTTTTCCAACCGCTCAACGCAACTCTAACCACATCCAACGTCGTCACGCTTGGAATCGTGCTGGCACTGCTGAAGGTCTGGCACGAACTGGGGCACGGATACGCCTGCAAAATCTTCGGTGGCCGAGTCCCCGAGATGGGGATGATCCTGATGATGGGAGCCCCGCTTGCGTACGTCGATGCCAGCGCCGCGTGGACCTTTCCACGTCGCATGCATCGCTTGATCGTAATGCTCGGTGGGATGTATTTTGAATCGCTGGTCGCAATCCCCGCCGTCTTCGTTTGGGCCTTCTGGGGCCCTTCAACGATGATCGGTTCGATCGCGTATCAATTGGTCTTCATGGCGACGGCGATCACCGTCTTATTCAACGCCAACCCGTTGATGAAATACGACGGTTACTTCATCCTCAGCGACCTGTTGGGAATTCCCAACCTCCGCCAACGGGCGACCAACGAAATCAATGCGACCTTCCAACGCCAAGTGCTTGGTTTGCGAACGGTTCCGCAAAGCACAGCCCAACCGGCGATCCGAATCGTGCTGTTTTCCTACGGTATCGCGGCGTCGATCTATCGCTGCTTTGTCTTCCTGGGACTCGCTGCGATTTTGGCATCCCATGCGTTTTTGCTCGGCATGTTCTTGGGTGCCCTGTTCCTCGTCTATTCGATCGGCGGCAGCCTGAAGAAGTTCGTCAAATATTTGTGGTACAGCGATCAAACCGCGTCGGTCCGGCCGCGAGCCTATGCGATCAGCGCGATCCCATTGGTTGTGTTGCCGTTGGGGCTGATGATTCTGCCGACGCCCGGAGGCATTCGCGCAACCGGCGTCGTGGGAGGCCAGCAGGAGTTTGTGATCCACGCCGCATCCCCGGGGTTCGTCGAACAAGTGGATGCCCAAGTCGGGCAAACCGTTGCCGATGGAGAACCATTGGTCCGCTTGCGAAACCCAAATCTCGAACTGCAATTTGCAACCGACAAGGCGCTGCTGCACCGCGCCGAATTGGAGTTACAAGCGGCCGGACAAGTCGACCTTTCGCAGATGGCTCAAATGCGACACCAGGTCCACAGCTTAAAACATTCGCTGCTGCACGCCCAACAGAACATGACCAATCTGGTCGTCCGCGCCTCCGCCGCCGGATCGCTCGTCGATGGCCTGACACCGCGCGATCAAGGGCGATTCATTCAAGTCGGCGATCCGTTGGCAACCGTCGTCGACGGCACCACGATCGTCAACGTCTGGCTGACCGGCGAACAGATGCGGATGATCTCACCCGAGATCGGCGACCGCGTTAACGTTCGATTTCCCGGCGCACGGCTCGGATCGTACACCGCAAAAATCCAACACATCGCCCCCGCGGCCCAGGTCGAAATGGACGAGATCGCCGCAACCCATCTCGCTGGCGGCGACATCCCCGTCGATCCCGCCTCCGGCAGATCGATCGAACCGTTGGTGCAAGTGAAAGTGGAACTGCCCGATGCGATCCAGAAATTGGTCCGCCACAAGAGTCAAGCCAGTCTAAATTTCGGTCGTCGATATGAACCGTTTGCGTTCTGGATGGCCAGGCGATTGATTGTGTTTGTCGAAAAATTGTCGATGAGCTGA
- a CDS encoding efflux RND transporter periplasmic adaptor subunit, protein MKPSLLLTFLFAAIWIPAVCQSTVDAVEPTGGAKWDALQYDPSILETRSQLHGIARGKLDSEMRFEIPGVVAKVHVRDGEWVEKGEPLLSLQDAVARAAWKVAQAQASQNGTVEAARLEAELIGRQLNRLQQAFLEQASSEFELEEKRSQFAQAQAALTVQQEEANAAGANLELKAAELQKFHLVAPFAGQVVRIDKKQGQPIDPNETALMIVDARQLEIEVFLPIALFGEIVVGRQYAMRADAPVGRSLQATAIYVAPIVDATSGTFRCLFEIDNTDLKLPAGFAVRLSLPRKLASTGK, encoded by the coding sequence ATGAAACCTTCCCTTCTACTGACCTTCCTTTTCGCAGCGATCTGGATTCCAGCGGTTTGCCAATCGACGGTCGACGCCGTCGAACCGACCGGTGGTGCGAAATGGGATGCGTTGCAATACGATCCGTCGATCCTCGAAACACGCAGCCAATTGCACGGCATCGCGCGGGGCAAACTGGACAGCGAAATGCGGTTCGAAATTCCTGGGGTCGTCGCCAAAGTCCACGTCCGCGACGGGGAATGGGTCGAAAAAGGAGAACCGTTGTTGTCGCTGCAAGATGCGGTGGCGCGAGCCGCCTGGAAAGTCGCACAAGCCCAGGCGTCGCAGAACGGGACTGTCGAAGCGGCGCGATTGGAAGCTGAATTGATCGGCCGTCAATTGAATCGTTTGCAGCAAGCGTTCCTCGAACAGGCGAGTTCCGAATTCGAACTGGAAGAGAAGCGAAGTCAGTTCGCGCAGGCTCAGGCCGCCCTGACAGTGCAACAGGAAGAAGCCAACGCGGCCGGGGCGAATCTGGAATTGAAGGCGGCCGAACTGCAGAAGTTTCATCTCGTGGCCCCCTTCGCCGGGCAAGTCGTCCGGATCGACAAGAAGCAAGGCCAACCGATCGATCCCAACGAAACAGCGTTGATGATCGTCGACGCCCGACAGTTGGAGATCGAGGTGTTTCTGCCGATCGCTCTGTTTGGCGAGATCGTTGTCGGCCGCCAATACGCAATGCGAGCCGATGCGCCGGTCGGTCGATCGCTGCAGGCCACCGCGATCTATGTCGCACCGATCGTCGACGCGACCAGTGGAACGTTTCGTTGTCTGTTCGAAATCGACAACACCGACTTAAAACTGCCGGCCGGGTTTGCTGTCAGGTTGAGTTTGCCGAGAAAGCTCGCGTCGACCGGCAAATAA
- a CDS encoding ZIP family metal transporter, which translates to MLPPTILIILYCVMIVAASLLGGLLPSILRLTHLRMQVIMSLVSGLMLGVAIVHMLPHAAMRVDSFLPVAYSMLGGVVVMFFLLRVFHVHHHTDPDHSRCDHDHADQSVVESVGGDPHLVTVSENDHAHDHVHGHGHSHDHAHGHSHSHSHSHDDSVVNLKLPSRFSWQGLFVGLAIHTLIDGVALAASVRSESGGGMTFLGLGTFLAVMLHKPLDAMSITSLMRARGTSMENQMLVNCGFAMACPLGAILAWSSLASLGGSPTMDLILSCSLGFSAGFFLCIALGDLLPEVQFHSHDRGKLTVALLLGLFIAIAIEALHTHP; encoded by the coding sequence ATGCTGCCACCGACGATTCTGATCATTCTGTACTGCGTAATGATCGTGGCTGCATCGTTGTTGGGCGGTCTGTTGCCATCGATTTTGCGGCTGACCCATCTGCGGATGCAGGTCATTATGAGTCTCGTATCGGGGCTGATGCTGGGGGTCGCGATCGTTCACATGTTGCCGCACGCGGCGATGCGAGTCGATTCGTTTTTGCCAGTCGCCTATTCGATGCTCGGCGGTGTCGTGGTGATGTTCTTCCTGTTGCGGGTGTTCCACGTTCACCATCACACCGATCCGGATCACAGTCGTTGCGACCACGATCACGCCGACCAGTCCGTCGTTGAATCGGTCGGCGGCGATCCGCATCTGGTCACGGTTTCGGAAAACGACCACGCGCATGATCATGTTCACGGTCACGGTCATTCACACGACCACGCTCACGGTCACAGTCACAGTCACAGTCACTCGCACGACGATTCGGTCGTCAATTTGAAGCTTCCCAGCCGGTTCAGTTGGCAGGGATTGTTTGTTGGTTTGGCGATCCACACGCTGATCGATGGCGTGGCGTTGGCAGCGAGTGTGCGGAGCGAATCGGGGGGCGGGATGACGTTCCTAGGACTGGGGACGTTTCTGGCGGTGATGTTGCACAAACCGCTCGACGCGATGTCGATCACGTCGCTGATGCGAGCTCGCGGGACATCGATGGAGAACCAGATGTTGGTCAATTGCGGCTTTGCGATGGCCTGCCCGTTGGGGGCGATTTTGGCGTGGAGCAGTCTGGCATCGCTGGGCGGTTCGCCGACGATGGATCTCATCTTAAGCTGCAGTCTCGGATTTTCGGCTGGATTTTTCTTGTGCATCGCACTCGGCGATCTGCTGCCCGAAGTCCAATTCCACTCGCACGATCGCGGCAAGTTGACCGTCGCGCTGCTGTTGGGCCTGTTCATCGCGATCGCGATCGAAGCCCTGCACACGCATCCCTAA